A region from the Mercenaria mercenaria strain notata chromosome 7, MADL_Memer_1, whole genome shotgun sequence genome encodes:
- the LOC123554681 gene encoding tubulin beta chain-like, giving the protein MREIVHIQAGQCGNQIGAKFWEVISDEHGIDPTGTYHGDSDLQLERINVYYNEATGGKYVPRAVLVDLEPGTMDSVRSGPFGQIFRPDNFVFGQSGAGNNWAKGHYTEGAELVDSVLDVVRKEAESCDCLQGFQLTHSLGGGTGSGMGTLLISKIREEYPDRIMNTFSVVPSPKVSDTVVEPYNATLSVHQLVENTDETYCIDNEALYDICFRTLKLTTPTYGDLNHLVSATMSGVTTCLRFPGQLNADLRKLAVNMVPFPRLHFFMPGFAPLTSRGSQQYRALTVPELTQQMFDAKNMMAACDPRHGRYLTVAAMFRGRMSMKEVDEQMLNVQNKNSSYFVEWIPNNVKTAVCDIPPRGLKMSATFIGNSTAIQELFKRVSEQFTAMFRRKAFLHWYTGEGMDEMEFTEAESNMNDLVSEYQQYQDATAEEEGEFDEEEGEEEA; this is encoded by the exons ATGAGAGAAATCGTGCACATTCAGGCCGGACAGTGCGGAAACCAGATTGGTGCCAAG TTCTGGGAAGTGATCTCAGACGAGCACGGTATTGACCCCACCGGTACCTACCACGGGGATTCAGACCTCCAACTTGAGAGAATCAACGTTTACTACAATGAAGCCACCGGTGGCAAATATGTACCACGTGCAGTCCTCGTCGATCTTGAGCCCGGTACCATGGACTCTGTCAGATCTGGTCCATTCGGACAGATCTTCCGTCCAGACAATTTTGTGTTCGGACAGAGCGGAGCCGGTAACAACTGGGCTAAGGGTCACTACACAGAGGGTGCTGAACTCGTCGACTCCGTCCTTGACGTAGTCAGGAAAGAGGCTGAGAGCTGCGACTGCCTTCAGGGATTCCAACTCACACACTCCCTTGGTGGCGGTACCGGATCCGGTATGGGAACCCTCCTCATCTCCAAAATCCGTGAAGAATACCCAGACAGAATCATGAACACCTTCTCCGTCGTACCATCACCAAAA GTATCAGACACAGTCGTAGAACCATACAACGCCACCCTCTCAGTCCATCAACTCGTTGAGAACACCGACGAGACATACTGCATTGACAACGAGGCCCTCTACGATATCTGCTTCAGAACCTTGAAACTGACCACCCCAACCTACGGTGACTTGAACCATCTAGTCTCTGCTACCATGTCTGGTGTCACCACTTGTCTCCGATTCCCAGGTCAGCTCAACGCCGATCTCCGTAAATTGGCTGTCAACATGGTTCCCTTCCCACGTCTCCACTTCTTCATGCCAGGATTCGCTCCACTTACCTCTCGTGGTAGCCAGCAGTACAGAGCTCTCACCGTCCCCGAGCTCACCCAGCAGATGTTCGATGCCAAGAACATGATGGCTGCCTGCGACCCACGTCACGGCAGATACCTCACCGTCGCCGCCATGTTCCGTGGACGTATGTCCATGAAGGAAGTCGACGAACAGATGTTGAACGTCCAGAACAAGAACAGCAGCTACTTCGTTGAATGGATCCCCAACAACGTCAAGACAGCTGTCTGCGACATCCCACCACGTGGTCTTAAAATGTCCGCCACCTTCATTGGAAACAGCACCGCCATCCAGGAACTCTTCAAGCGTGTCTCAGAACAATTCACCGCTATGTTCCGTCGTAAGGCTTTCTTGCATTGGTACACTGGTGAGGGTATGGACGAGATGGAATTCACTGAAGCCGAGTCCAACATGAACGACTTGGTCTCTGAATACCAGCAGTACCAGGACGCCACCGCCGAAGAGGAAGGCGAATTCGACGAGGAGGAAGGTGAAGAAGAGGCTTAA